In one window of Thermosinus carboxydivorans Nor1 DNA:
- a CDS encoding SpoIID/LytB domain-containing protein has product MRNNRYSVFAIVAIFVVIAVAGAFALLRPPAQKPAPLPTPPPAPAQPAPPPPQPIPGMPPFDADKYKAEPTVAVWMADKGQVEHMPLEKYLEGVIAQEMEPDWPLEALKAQAIASRTLTISAIEAGTIRRLHNADVSTSKDELQAYAPQKVNAAVRDAVEATRGQVLLYAGSLIYAIYHSSNGQINATKEESFPKEIPQPTPYFQPVTDDSFRYTPANIQAWEVKIPAGEVAAAVGYSGNPGDITILEKGPSGRILFIGAGDKKVYGAEFRKAVGYDRLKSTLITEMTFDGSHFIFKGKGWGNGVGLCQWGAYTFAKDGRSAEEILKHYYVGAEIRKLWD; this is encoded by the coding sequence ATGCGCAATAACCGGTACTCAGTATTCGCAATAGTCGCAATCTTCGTCGTGATAGCCGTCGCGGGAGCATTTGCCCTACTGCGCCCTCCCGCCCAAAAGCCAGCACCGCTGCCAACGCCTCCGCCGGCGCCAGCGCAGCCGGCGCCGCCACCGCCACAGCCCATTCCCGGCATGCCGCCATTTGATGCGGACAAGTACAAGGCCGAACCGACCGTGGCGGTGTGGATGGCGGATAAAGGCCAGGTGGAACATATGCCGCTGGAAAAATATCTGGAAGGGGTTATCGCCCAGGAAATGGAGCCTGACTGGCCGCTGGAGGCCCTCAAGGCCCAGGCGATCGCTTCCCGGACGCTGACAATCAGCGCGATTGAAGCGGGAACCATCCGCCGGCTCCATAACGCCGATGTCAGCACATCCAAGGACGAACTTCAGGCCTACGCGCCGCAAAAGGTCAACGCTGCGGTGCGCGACGCCGTCGAGGCTACGCGGGGACAGGTGCTATTGTATGCCGGCAGCCTAATTTATGCGATTTACCATTCCAGCAACGGTCAAATTAACGCGACCAAGGAAGAGAGTTTTCCCAAAGAAATACCCCAGCCCACGCCTTACTTTCAGCCGGTAACCGACGATAGTTTCCGTTATACGCCAGCTAACATCCAGGCCTGGGAGGTCAAAATTCCCGCCGGTGAAGTGGCCGCCGCCGTGGGCTACAGCGGCAACCCCGGCGATATCACCATTCTGGAGAAAGGACCGTCGGGCCGCATCCTTTTTATCGGCGCCGGTGACAAGAAAGTGTACGGCGCCGAATTCCGCAAGGCGGTGGGTTATGACCGGCTTAAGTCCACCCTTATCACAGAGATGACCTTTGACGGCAGTCATTTTATCTTTAAGGGCAAAGGCTGGGGCAACGGTGTCGGCCTCTGTCAATGGGGAGCCTATACTTTTGCTAAGGACGGACGCAGCGCCGAGGAAATTCTCAAACACTACTACGTCGGCGCTGAAATCCGCAAACTTTGGGACTAA
- a CDS encoding DUF1934 domain-containing protein: MKQVVVTVVGTQRDADGEENRIELVTVGKYYTKNNIHYITYQESTVSGMEGTTTLIKLYPSHAAVVRMGHIEQKQEFREGQRSRSTYVTPFGAMRMSVYTSRLAVDIAGTTVNIEIEYDLEIEGQWQSANKLSVKIREDERQNGY; the protein is encoded by the coding sequence ATGAAACAAGTAGTCGTGACCGTCGTTGGCACCCAGCGCGACGCGGACGGGGAAGAAAACCGGATTGAATTAGTGACGGTAGGCAAGTATTATACCAAGAATAACATCCATTATATTACTTACCAGGAGAGTACTGTCTCCGGGATGGAGGGAACGACTACCCTTATTAAACTCTATCCCTCCCATGCCGCTGTTGTCCGTATGGGCCATATTGAACAGAAACAGGAATTCCGCGAAGGTCAGCGCAGCCGCAGCACCTATGTCACGCCCTTCGGGGCGATGCGCATGAGTGTATATACCAGCCGCTTGGCTGTTGATATTGCCGGTACAACCGTCAATATCGAAATCGAATATGATTTGGAAATTGAGGGACAGTGGCAGAGCGCCAACAAGCTGTCCGTAAAAATACGGGAGGATGAAAGGCAAAATGGATATTAA
- the argS gene encoding arginine--tRNA ligase, translating to MDIKQLLTETIAKAAREAMAAGAFRADELPPVMLEVPPQKEFGDYATNFAMQAARAAKTNPRVIAQAIVDRIQAPWLEKAVIAGPGFINFYLKPGWLYDLLQRILAAGENYGNTDYGRGRRVQVEFVSANPTGPLHVGHGRGAAVGSALVNLLRAAGYDVEAEFYINDAGSQIDHLAASVNARYLELLGQPVEFPEDGYRGRDIIDTAQRIIDREGARYLLVSPAERLAVFKELALSEKLAALREDLEAFGVTFDVWFSERTLHQTGAIAATCELLKKSGDIYEQDGALWLRSTAYGDDKDRVVIRDNGVPTYLAADIAYHRNKFERGFDTVINIWGADHHGYIARVKAAIAALGYDPARLEVLILQMVSLYQNGELVKMSKRTGQGVTLAELIEEVGRDAARFFFIMRSADSQLDFDLDLAKSRTNENPVYYIQYAHARIASIFRQAEEAGIAVRPEEWTEDKLACLTAETEIDLIKKLGEYPDEITAAARERAPHRIARYVHDLAGLFHAFYNQCRIIGVEPALQNARLGLVTAVQRVLRHALSILGVTAPEKM from the coding sequence ATGGATATTAAACAGCTGCTAACGGAAACGATAGCCAAAGCCGCACGCGAGGCTATGGCCGCGGGCGCTTTCCGGGCCGACGAATTGCCGCCGGTTATGCTGGAGGTGCCGCCCCAAAAGGAGTTTGGCGACTATGCCACCAACTTTGCCATGCAGGCGGCGCGGGCGGCGAAGACCAATCCACGCGTTATTGCACAGGCCATTGTCGACCGCATCCAGGCGCCGTGGCTCGAGAAGGCGGTCATTGCCGGGCCGGGGTTTATTAATTTTTATCTCAAGCCAGGATGGCTGTACGATCTGCTTCAGCGCATCCTTGCGGCCGGCGAAAACTATGGCAATACTGACTATGGGCGCGGCCGGCGCGTCCAGGTAGAATTTGTCAGTGCCAATCCGACCGGGCCGTTGCATGTGGGGCATGGCCGCGGCGCCGCCGTGGGCAGTGCGCTTGTCAACCTGCTGCGGGCTGCTGGCTATGATGTTGAGGCCGAGTTTTATATTAATGATGCCGGCAGTCAGATTGACCATCTGGCGGCCTCGGTCAATGCCCGTTACCTGGAGCTTTTGGGTCAGCCGGTAGAGTTCCCGGAAGACGGTTATCGCGGCCGCGATATCATTGACACCGCCCAGCGGATTATTGACCGCGAAGGGGCGCGCTATCTGCTAGTTTCCCCGGCCGAGCGGCTGGCCGTTTTCAAAGAACTGGCCCTGTCGGAAAAACTGGCCGCCTTGCGCGAAGACCTCGAAGCTTTTGGCGTTACCTTTGACGTTTGGTTCAGCGAACGCACCCTGCATCAGACAGGGGCCATTGCCGCTACCTGTGAACTGCTGAAAAAAAGCGGCGACATCTATGAACAGGACGGCGCCTTGTGGCTCCGCTCCACCGCTTACGGTGATGATAAAGACCGGGTGGTCATCCGCGATAACGGCGTGCCGACTTACCTGGCGGCCGATATCGCCTACCACCGCAACAAGTTCGAGCGCGGCTTCGATACCGTCATCAACATTTGGGGGGCTGACCACCACGGCTATATTGCGCGGGTCAAGGCCGCCATCGCCGCGCTGGGGTACGACCCGGCGCGCCTGGAAGTGCTGATTTTACAGATGGTCAGCCTGTACCAAAACGGTGAGCTGGTCAAAATGTCCAAGCGCACTGGCCAAGGCGTCACGCTGGCCGAGCTTATTGAAGAAGTAGGCCGTGACGCGGCGCGGTTCTTCTTTATTATGCGCTCCGCCGACAGCCAGCTTGATTTCGATCTTGATTTGGCCAAGTCACGCACCAATGAAAATCCCGTCTACTATATCCAATATGCCCATGCCCGTATTGCTAGCATATTCCGGCAGGCGGAGGAGGCCGGCATTGCCGTCCGCCCTGAGGAGTGGACGGAAGATAAGCTCGCCTGCCTTACGGCGGAAACAGAAATCGACCTTATTAAAAAACTGGGCGAATATCCGGATGAAATTACGGCCGCAGCCCGGGAACGGGCGCCGCACCGCATTGCCCGCTATGTTCATGATTTAGCCGGCTTGTTCCATGCCTTCTATAACCAGTGCCGCATTATTGGTGTTGAGCCGGCCTTGCAAAATGCCCGGCTTGGCCTGGTAACGGCGGTGCAGCGCGTCCTGCGCCACGCGCTTAGTATTCTGGGCGTTACGGCGCCGGAAAAAATGTAA
- the rpoE gene encoding DNA-directed RNA polymerase subunit delta codes for MVHSENQLSEVEIAYSILRQVGSAMYFRDLITEVLKIKGRKTQSPAQALAEVHTQINMDSRFVHMGKGMWGLAEWMPQRGGSYQAEETAATVSDASLRRQQLLAEIQQDYTDPMVEPADNE; via the coding sequence ATGGTGCATTCGGAAAACCAGCTGTCGGAAGTAGAAATAGCTTATAGCATCCTGCGCCAGGTAGGAAGCGCTATGTATTTTCGCGATTTGATCACCGAGGTGCTCAAGATAAAGGGCCGGAAAACGCAGTCCCCCGCCCAGGCGCTGGCCGAAGTGCATACCCAGATTAATATGGACAGCCGCTTTGTTCATATGGGCAAAGGCATGTGGGGACTGGCCGAATGGATGCCGCAGCGCGGCGGCAGCTACCAGGCGGAGGAGACGGCGGCGACTGTTTCCGACGCTAGCTTACGGCGGCAACAACTGCTCGCTGAAATCCAGCAAGATTATACGGATCCCATGGTTGAGCCGGCCGATAACGAATAA